Proteins encoded within one genomic window of Humulus lupulus chromosome 1, drHumLupu1.1, whole genome shotgun sequence:
- the LOC133831908 gene encoding uncharacterized protein LOC133831908 — protein sequence MPSPNRILKMLKTTKTRTMMKLIMMMLMKTLSVPSLTTASTKSKPFAVKGSARVSFSTSSNGVVGQRQLTPGSLWRISSHALMLLSHLKRASTQDIIRRFKDGHNNFDEFPEKVALQLNDTHPSLAIAELMRVLVDEENLDWDRAWGLFVLSC from the exons ATGCCCAGCCCCAACCGGATACTCAAGATGCTGAAAACAACGAAGACGAGGACGATGATGAAGCTGATAATGATGATGCTAATGAAAACACTGAGCGTCCCAAGCTTGACGACGGCTTCTACGAAATCGAAGCCATTCGCCGTAAAAGGGTCCGCAAG GGTCAGCTTCAGTACCTCATCAAATG GCGTGGTTGGCCAGAGACAGCTAACACCTGGGAGCCTTTGGAGAATCTCCAGTCATGCTCTGATGTTATTGAGTCATTTGAAGAGAG CATCCACACAAGACATCATTCGAAGATTCAAAGATGGTCACAATAACTTTGATGAGTTTCCAGAGAAG GTTGCTCTACAGTTGAATGATACTCATCCATCACTTGCCATAGCTGAACTCATGAGAGTTCTTGTCGATGAAGAGAATTTGGATTGGGATAGAGCATGGGGATTGTTTGTGCTTTCTTGTTAA